One Eretmochelys imbricata isolate rEreImb1 chromosome 22, rEreImb1.hap1, whole genome shotgun sequence DNA window includes the following coding sequences:
- the LOC144278592 gene encoding uncharacterized protein LOC144278592 isoform X1 — protein sequence MLATLMTALFFMVRAFGQLRTSLFHEEPLPYLVYQPLPWQVQYVTQSRRDSGKGESSRHGSIYSRKGNMIPDSSSKSQCLCDPTERAAVTIQTHYRKYQQHKHEKK from the exons ATGCTGGCCACGCTGATGACTGCGCTGTTTTTCATGGTGAGAGCGTTTGGACAG CTCAGAACCAGCCTGTTCCATGAGGAGCCGCTGCCCTATCTCGTGTACcagcccctgccatggcaggTCCAGTATGTGACCCAGAGCCGCCGGGACAGTGGG AAAGGTGAGAGCTCTCGGCACGGCAGCATCTACTCGCGGAAAG GTAACATGATTCCTGATTCGAGCAGCAAGAGCCAGTGCTTGTGTGACCCGACCGAGCGGGCTGCCGTCACGATCCAGACTCACTACAGGAAATACCAGCAGCACAAGCATGAGAAGAAATAG
- the LOC144278592 gene encoding uncharacterized protein LOC144278592 isoform X2, which produces MLATLMTALFFMVRAFGQLRTSLFHEEPLPYLVYQPLPWQVQYVTQSRRDSGKGESSRHGSIYSRKVSMPSRLGATGALPLPADSRRACSLPCCGLTATTEKQDKR; this is translated from the exons ATGCTGGCCACGCTGATGACTGCGCTGTTTTTCATGGTGAGAGCGTTTGGACAG CTCAGAACCAGCCTGTTCCATGAGGAGCCGCTGCCCTATCTCGTGTACcagcccctgccatggcaggTCCAGTATGTGACCCAGAGCCGCCGGGACAGTGGG AAAGGTGAGAGCTCTCGGCACGGCAGCATCTACTCGCGGAAAG TGAGTATGCCCAGCCGCCTCGGAGCCACTGGggcactgcctctgcctgcagacaGCCGACgtgcctgctccctgccctgctgcGGGCTCACAGCTACTACCGAGAAGCAAGACAAAAGGTAG